The region GCCGGCCGGAGGGGAACAGTCACAGGACGGCTCGCTGCCGGTAAGAATGCCGCGGATGATGGCGTAGGCGCAGCCGACTCCCGCTTTCACCTGAATGGCGCCGGTGGGGCAGTTAAGAGCGCAGGCGCCGCACTCCATGCAGTTGTCGCGGGCCGCCAGGGCGACACGCTGCCCCTGCCGGGCAAAGACGTTATGGGGGCAAACTTCTAGACAGCTGCCGCAACCGGTGCAGCCCCCGGCGTCGAAGCGCAGGCTCACGGTGTTGCTCAGGTATCTCACGATGACCAGATTCCCCATTCCGCGAGCTTAAAGGTCCCCAGCAACAGGGCGGACAATGCGGCACCACCCAGGTAGACCGGCAGGGCGTATCGGAGCTCCTTCTTCACCCCGGACATGTGGGTGAAGGTCGTAGAGCCTGTAAACTGAAGGGTGATGTACGAGGCCAGGAGAGGGTAGAGGAGGTAGACCACAACGCTCAGCGCGGGGTGCGGGGTGAGACGTTCACCCAAAAGGGTCCCGGTGGCGACGGCTGTTGCCAGGCCAGCCAGCCAGCCCTTGACGGCAAAGGACCGGAAGGGCAGGAGGGGCAATAGCATGGGGGCAAGAAACGCGCCGGCGCCGATCGTTGCCGCGCCCAGGAGCAAGAACGGCCAGCCACCGGACCAGGCGGCGGCGAACAGGATGCCCTGGGGCTGGAGGCCGAAGACCAGGAGCACCGCCAGGCCATAAAGGGGAAAGAGCTTCATGGCCGGCAGGATTTCCATAGGGGTCAGTACCAACCGATCTCGCCACGGGAAATGGACTGTGGCCATGGCTGGGGTCTTTCGGCAGCCAGCCGCAAGATAAGCTGGGATATCGGCCGCTCGTACCGGTCCGAATTGCGCGATAAAGCCGGTGCGGGCCTTGACCTCTCGAGCCTTGACTCCTGGTGCGGCCAATTGCGGGAGGATCAGCCGCCGGTGGCTGACCAGGCCTGCCAGCCCCGTGGCCTGCACCCGCCGGACCAATTCCTCTGTGCCGAACGTGCCTTTGCCGGCCGCACACCATACGTTGATCCCCCGGGTGTCCAAGACCAGCACCCAGGCGTCGAGACCGGCCAGATGCCGACGTAGCTCGTCGAAGGAGAGCTTGTAGTTGGCCGAGACGAAGACCTCGGCGTTGGCGCCCGGCGAGCCCACGGCGTAGAGTCCTGCCGACACCCGGTAGGCCATACGGAAGGCACTGATCCGGGAGCGAATGGCCCCCAGCCAATCGGCCCGAGTGAGAACGGTGCTGATCCGAGGCACTTGGCCCAAGGGCGTTTGCTGCTCTCCGACGACCCAGGGGGGCGGTAATGCGTCGTCCGGGTGACGGCTCGACAACGGGGCGCTGGACGCGCCGCAGCAGGTGGCCGCATCCTGTCGCCTCGCCGGTGCCTTTGGAAGGTCCAAGGGTTGCATGGTCGATCGCCTCGTTACAAGAGATCCTTGAGCACGGGACCGAGGCTGTTTCTCACCATCTCGCTGAGCTGTTCCACCCTGGTGAGGCTGATACAGCAGATCCCTCCGTCTTTGCGCCAAGCCGTCACGGCCAGCCGGTCTCCGGCCTGGATGCCGGCCCGGGCCCGCAGCTCTTTGGGCAGCACGATCTGCCCCCTCCCATCGATGCCGACGATGGCTTCGACCTGGCAGCCATCGGCTTGGCGGACGGCCTCTGGCTGCAGCTGGCCACGATTTCTGGGCATGGGCCTCGTCGATTGATCTTGGTGTGCGCATTCAGCCTATTCTGAATATTCTGACGCGTCAAGATTGGGACACGAACGAACAGCCCAGCAAGCCGCTGGATATTCGATAAGCAGACGCCGGCCGACGGTCCTCGGGAGGCGCGGCCGACATTTTTTTTCGGATCAGCCGAACAACGACCACCTTCGCGCTATGCACCTCGCGCCCGCGAGACGCCGTTCTTTGGGGGGGAGAAGCGCCCCAGCAGCCTCCCTGTTGGCTCCGGCGGGGACACCACGTCTCCCCCCGCATCCTCCCCTCAGAAAACGCAA is a window of Thermodesulfobacteriota bacterium DNA encoding:
- the hgcB gene encoding mercury methylation ferredoxin HgcB, with translation MRYLSNTVSLRFDAGGCTGCGSCLEVCPHNVFARQGQRVALAARDNCMECGACALNCPTGAIQVKAGVGCAYAIIRGILTGSEPSCDCSPPAGPTASPCC
- the hgcA gene encoding mercury methylation corrinoid protein HgcA translates to MQPLDLPKAPARRQDAATCCGASSAPLSSRHPDDALPPPWVVGEQQTPLGQVPRISTVLTRADWLGAIRSRISAFRMAYRVSAGLYAVGSPGANAEVFVSANYKLSFDELRRHLAGLDAWVLVLDTRGINVWCAAGKGTFGTEELVRRVQATGLAGLVSHRRLILPQLAAPGVKAREVKARTGFIAQFGPVRAADIPAYLAAGCRKTPAMATVHFPWRDRLVLTPMEILPAMKLFPLYGLAVLLVFGLQPQGILFAAAWSGGWPFLLLGAATIGAGAFLAPMLLPLLPFRSFAVKGWLAGLATAVATGTLLGERLTPHPALSVVVYLLYPLLASYITLQFTGSTTFTHMSGVKKELRYALPVYLGGAALSALLLGTFKLAEWGIWSS
- the hgcC gene encoding HgcAB-associated protein HgcC, coding for MPRNRGQLQPEAVRQADGCQVEAIVGIDGRGQIVLPKELRARAGIQAGDRLAVTAWRKDGGICCISLTRVEQLSEMVRNSLGPVLKDLL